The Desmospora profundinema genome includes a region encoding these proteins:
- a CDS encoding phytoene/squalene synthase family protein — protein sequence MSKPMEYNRDAMDMLRATSRTFFIPISRLPADLKEAVTSAYLCMRAIDEIEDHPQLPSEAKVTLLRSISETLQKPFTADELVAPLKPYQSLLPEVTLRMGEWAQLAPESVQPEVYSRTAVMAEGMAGWVIKGWQVRTEEDLDDYTFYVAGLVGLLLNDLWKWYDGTEADEDLAVGYGRGLQAVNIIRNREEDLSRGDVDFYPDGWQAEDMFQYARRNLAMADAYTDSIQSKPVLDFCKIPLTLAHGTLRAIEAGETKLSRVAVKKLVQKIIGE from the coding sequence ATGAGTAAACCAATGGAGTACAATCGAGACGCGATGGACATGCTCCGCGCCACCAGCCGGACTTTTTTCATCCCCATCTCCCGCCTTCCTGCGGATTTGAAAGAAGCCGTGACGTCGGCGTATCTTTGCATGCGGGCAATCGATGAGATAGAAGACCACCCCCAGCTGCCGTCTGAAGCCAAAGTGACCTTGCTTCGTTCCATCAGCGAAACTCTGCAAAAGCCTTTCACAGCGGATGAGCTGGTGGCGCCGCTCAAGCCGTATCAATCGCTCCTGCCGGAAGTCACCTTGCGGATGGGGGAATGGGCTCAGCTTGCACCCGAGTCCGTCCAACCGGAGGTGTACAGCCGCACGGCGGTGATGGCGGAGGGGATGGCCGGCTGGGTAATAAAAGGGTGGCAGGTTCGCACGGAAGAGGATCTGGACGATTACACGTTTTATGTGGCCGGGTTGGTCGGGTTGCTGTTGAACGACCTGTGGAAATGGTATGACGGTACCGAGGCGGATGAAGATTTGGCCGTCGGATACGGACGCGGTTTGCAGGCGGTTAATATCATCCGGAATCGGGAGGAGGATCTCTCCCGCGGCGATGTAGACTTTTACCCAGACGGGTGGCAGGCGGAAGACATGTTTCAATACGCCCGGCGCAACCTGGCGATGGCCGACGCCTACACCGACAGCATCCAATCCAAGCCGGTTCTCGACTTCTGCAAGATCCCCCTCACCCTCGCCCACGGAACGCTGCGAGCCATCGAAGCCGGTGAAACGAAACTGAGCCGGGTGGCGGTCAAGAAGCTGGTGCAGAAAATCATCGGGGAGTGA
- the purU gene encoding formyltetrahydrofolate deformylase produces MTHLSSGNEQSNEGRLLISCPDRPGIVTTVSRFLYDWGANIIRSDQHTTDPEGGHFFMRVEFQMDDLDRRFAELEEAFGETAERFRISWRMSRPSHKKRMAIFVSKEEHCLVDLLWRWQIGELNADIAMVVSNHPDMEKWVSPLGIPYHHVPCTRETRLEAEQRHLQLLEEEGVDLVVLARYMQIIPSTMVEQYQNRMINIHHSFLPAFIGANPYKQAYERGVKIIGATAHYVTEDLDEGPIIEQNVERVDHRCGVEDLKRMGRDVERLVLARAVQWHLHDEVLVYGNKTVVFR; encoded by the coding sequence ATGACTCATCTTTCATCTGGCAACGAACAAAGCAACGAAGGCAGGCTCTTGATCTCCTGTCCGGACCGGCCCGGGATTGTAACGACGGTGTCGCGGTTTTTGTACGACTGGGGAGCCAATATCATTCGATCGGATCAGCATACCACGGACCCGGAGGGTGGCCATTTTTTTATGCGGGTGGAGTTCCAAATGGATGATTTGGACAGGCGCTTTGCGGAACTGGAAGAGGCCTTCGGGGAAACGGCGGAACGGTTCCGCATTTCCTGGCGCATGAGCCGGCCGAGCCATAAAAAACGGATGGCGATTTTTGTATCCAAGGAGGAGCACTGTCTGGTTGATCTGTTGTGGCGGTGGCAAATCGGGGAGCTGAACGCGGACATCGCGATGGTGGTCAGCAACCATCCCGATATGGAGAAGTGGGTCTCCCCGCTGGGCATTCCGTATCATCACGTTCCCTGCACCAGAGAGACGCGGCTGGAGGCGGAGCAGAGGCATCTGCAGCTGTTGGAGGAAGAGGGAGTGGACCTGGTGGTATTGGCCAGGTATATGCAGATCATCCCGTCGACGATGGTGGAGCAATACCAAAACCGGATGATCAATATCCACCACTCGTTCTTACCCGCCTTCATCGGAGCCAATCCTTACAAACAGGCGTATGAGCGGGGGGTGAAGATCATCGGGGCGACTGCCCACTATGTGACTGAGGATCTGGACGAAGGGCCGATCATCGAGCAAAATGTGGAACGGGTTGACCACCGCTGCGGGGTGGAAGACTTAAAACGGATGGGACGCGATGTGGAGCGGCTGGTTTTGGCCCGGGCGGTACAGTGGCACTTGCATGACGAAGTGCTGGTTTACGGGAATAAAACGGTGGTCTTTCGGTGA
- a CDS encoding amidase, protein MSILDLDATAVAEKIRKQELSSLEATDTYIAHLKKIQPAIRCLVEDRFEQAREEARQADEEQKRGTVQGRLFGVPISIKESFDVAGMRTTGGLVHRKDHLADQDATLVASLRKEGAIVLGKTNTPTLCFCQETENKLYGRTNNPWDVSRTAGGSSGGEGALIAAGGAAVGVGSDVGGSIRFPSHFNGVIGFKSGRGQVPQAGSFPPIRIPLQERMLGMGAMAKSVRDARLIHSIIAESSPPATSLESCDIVFPLQNQPYPLQQETKTLLNQVYQSLSRRFSVTDEEPPYYRESAQLWQWMMSIDGARDTAAIAFGDRPIRPMGEFFKERLWKKSDLHRYLLWSLIGANTFKPSKKQVAAIQQTIDAGDQELNSYLADRLLILPVYHRTAPPHGEVYRELFSIRKTFKIYQPFVAYANVWGLPALVIPVGEGEDGLPVAIQVIGGIEKEEAIFQLGEWLEQEFRGYVRAEL, encoded by the coding sequence ATGTCGATCCTGGATTTAGACGCCACCGCAGTCGCAGAAAAAATCCGCAAACAAGAACTCTCCTCCCTGGAAGCCACCGATACCTACATCGCCCATCTGAAAAAGATTCAGCCCGCCATCCGCTGTCTGGTGGAGGACCGGTTTGAGCAAGCGCGGGAGGAAGCCAGACAGGCCGATGAAGAACAGAAGCGCGGCACCGTCCAAGGCCGGCTGTTCGGCGTCCCCATCAGCATTAAGGAGTCCTTTGATGTGGCGGGGATGCGGACCACCGGCGGTCTTGTCCATCGAAAAGACCATCTCGCCGATCAGGATGCGACACTTGTCGCTTCTCTTCGAAAAGAAGGAGCCATCGTCCTGGGAAAAACCAATACCCCCACCCTTTGCTTCTGTCAGGAGACGGAAAACAAGTTGTACGGACGGACAAACAACCCGTGGGATGTTAGCCGCACGGCGGGAGGATCCAGCGGCGGCGAGGGAGCCCTGATCGCTGCCGGAGGCGCAGCGGTGGGAGTGGGCTCCGATGTGGGCGGCTCCATCCGCTTTCCCTCCCATTTCAACGGAGTCATCGGATTTAAAAGCGGCCGTGGACAAGTTCCGCAAGCTGGCTCCTTCCCTCCGATTCGGATCCCTTTGCAGGAGCGGATGCTCGGGATGGGAGCCATGGCCAAATCGGTCCGGGATGCGCGTCTTATCCATTCCATCATCGCTGAATCTTCTCCCCCCGCCACTTCCCTGGAGTCGTGCGACATCGTGTTTCCCCTGCAAAACCAGCCCTATCCGCTGCAACAGGAAACGAAAACTTTGTTGAACCAGGTGTATCAATCATTGTCCCGCCGTTTTTCCGTGACAGATGAGGAGCCGCCCTATTATCGGGAGTCGGCACAGCTGTGGCAATGGATGATGTCTATCGACGGGGCACGGGATACGGCCGCTATCGCCTTTGGCGACCGCCCGATCCGGCCCATGGGGGAGTTCTTTAAGGAGAGACTATGGAAAAAATCGGACTTGCACCGGTATCTCTTATGGTCCTTAATCGGAGCCAACACGTTTAAACCCAGCAAAAAACAAGTGGCGGCCATCCAGCAGACCATCGACGCAGGCGATCAGGAACTGAACTCCTATCTCGCCGACCGGTTGTTGATCCTGCCCGTTTACCATCGGACGGCACCGCCCCATGGCGAAGTGTACCGGGAGCTTTTCTCCATTCGTAAAACCTTTAAGATCTATCAGCCCTTTGTCGCCTACGCCAATGTGTGGGGCTTACCCGCACTGGTCATCCCCGTAGGGGAAGGAGAGGACGGCCTCCCGGTAGCCATCCAGGTAATCGGCGGGATCGAAAAGGAAGAGGCGATCTTTCAATTGGGAGAGTGGCTGGAACAAGAATTTCGTGGATATGTCCGAGCGGAACTATAA
- a CDS encoding YqjF family protein: MLNQTSHRPWELPTQPWVMSQTWGKALFSHWSVSINQIRDLVPPCLEIDTFDNQGWISIVPFEMSDIRLRRLPVIPYANRFPELNVRTYVIHRGKPGVFFFSCDAAHRLAVAFARSAYHLPYLNAQMSLIQRGEEIEFTSKRTHPNTPVAEFHCLYRPVSDVFYAQKNTLEHWLMERYCLYTTHQKKLYRTDIHHLPWSLQHAEAEFRQNTAAEACKISIPKGQKPLLHYAKGLKVLAWPRFLQST; encoded by the coding sequence ATGTTGAACCAAACGAGCCATCGTCCGTGGGAACTGCCAACACAGCCATGGGTCATGTCTCAGACATGGGGAAAAGCATTGTTTAGTCATTGGTCTGTTTCTATCAACCAGATCCGCGATCTGGTTCCACCCTGTTTGGAGATCGATACGTTTGACAATCAAGGATGGATTAGCATTGTTCCATTTGAAATGTCCGACATCCGATTGCGCCGGCTGCCCGTGATCCCATATGCAAACCGCTTTCCTGAACTGAACGTAAGGACTTATGTGATCCACCGAGGCAAACCGGGCGTATTTTTCTTCAGTTGTGATGCAGCCCACCGTTTGGCTGTTGCCTTTGCACGTTCCGCTTACCATTTACCCTATCTAAATGCTCAAATGAGCTTGATACAGAGGGGAGAGGAGATTGAGTTCACAAGTAAACGTACACACCCGAATACTCCGGTTGCTGAATTTCATTGCCTGTATCGTCCCGTTTCTGATGTGTTTTATGCGCAGAAAAACACATTGGAACACTGGTTGATGGAAAGATATTGCTTGTATACGACCCACCAAAAAAAATTATACCGAACTGATATTCACCATCTGCCATGGTCGCTTCAGCATGCAGAAGCTGAATTTAGACAAAACACGGCAGCGGAAGCATGTAAGATTTCCATTCCAAAGGGTCAAAAACCATTGCTGCATTACGCGAAAGGATTAAAAGTGCTAGCTTGGCCACGTTTCCTGCAATCCACTTAG
- a CDS encoding esterase/lipase family protein — MFVQRCGVSVAITLLFAWMITTSSANASSSNDHPFHSSPEAAVREKKIKPSVTIQPAADSRQNSYPIILVHGLGGFDQLYSLKYWGGLNDIKQDLTKRGYDVYVADIGTVSSNWDRAVELYAQIKGGRVDYGKVHAETHGHARYGRTYSGLYPEWGEVDEETGKVKKVHLIGHSMGGQTIRVLTQLLQNGDKNESASTDSETLSPLFNGEKKPWVASVMTISTPHDGSTLTYHVQDVFPKIQQLIAAFAAVAGNREIMDYDFKLDQWGLKRLPGESFDAYMKRVCESKIWEKNKDTSEWDLSLPGAMELNRWVQAQPDVFYFSVSNEQTYRSILTGHELPEPLMNPAFYSFSIYMGRHTRKTDDFVVDRRWFKNDGMVNTRSMDGPSLGSTDLIVFYEGQPERGKWNHLGMMRSYDHLDVIGWGVRDLRPWYRELAALLASLPE, encoded by the coding sequence ATGTTTGTGCAACGTTGCGGCGTATCGGTGGCCATTACGCTCCTGTTTGCATGGATGATCACGACTTCTTCGGCAAATGCCTCCTCATCCAACGATCATCCATTCCATTCATCCCCGGAAGCCGCGGTTCGGGAGAAAAAGATCAAACCAAGCGTGACCATCCAACCCGCTGCCGATTCCAGACAGAATTCGTACCCGATCATTTTGGTCCACGGCTTGGGGGGATTTGATCAGCTTTACTCCTTAAAGTACTGGGGAGGATTAAACGACATCAAACAAGACCTGACGAAACGGGGCTACGACGTTTACGTCGCCGATATTGGAACCGTTTCCAGCAACTGGGACCGAGCAGTGGAACTGTACGCCCAGATTAAGGGGGGACGCGTCGATTACGGAAAAGTCCATGCGGAAACACACGGACACGCCCGCTACGGTAGAACCTATTCCGGTCTGTATCCCGAATGGGGAGAAGTGGATGAAGAGACGGGAAAGGTGAAGAAGGTTCATCTAATTGGTCACAGTATGGGCGGACAGACGATCCGGGTTCTGACGCAGCTGTTGCAAAACGGGGACAAAAATGAAAGCGCTTCCACAGACTCCGAAACGCTCTCCCCCTTATTTAATGGGGAGAAAAAACCCTGGGTTGCCAGTGTGATGACCATTTCCACCCCCCATGACGGTTCGACACTGACTTATCATGTTCAGGATGTATTCCCGAAAATCCAACAGTTGATCGCCGCTTTTGCCGCAGTCGCAGGGAATCGAGAAATCATGGATTACGATTTTAAATTGGACCAATGGGGTTTAAAGCGATTGCCGGGTGAATCGTTTGATGCCTATATGAAACGCGTCTGTGAAAGTAAGATATGGGAAAAAAACAAGGATACCAGTGAATGGGATCTCAGCCTGCCGGGTGCGATGGAACTAAACCGATGGGTTCAGGCTCAACCGGATGTCTTTTATTTTTCTGTCAGTAATGAGCAAACCTATCGCAGCATCTTGACGGGTCATGAACTTCCGGAACCGCTGATGAATCCGGCGTTTTATTCCTTCTCCATCTACATGGGACGGCATACCCGCAAGACGGATGATTTCGTGGTGGACCGTCGATGGTTTAAAAACGACGGGATGGTGAATACCCGTTCGATGGACGGTCCTTCACTGGGATCGACAGATCTTATCGTCTTCTATGAGGGGCAACCAGAAAGGGGGAAATGGAACCATCTCGGCATGATGCGGTCTTATGACCACCTCGACGTAATCGGATGGGGAGTGCGGGACTTACGCCCCTGGTATCGGGAACTGGCCGCCCTGCTCGCTTCCCTCCCCGAATAA
- a CDS encoding sugar-binding protein gives MFKRVLLLCTILMLALSLGTSVYFAGKAREAHQPIERKPVDHRPEHHLVFISQEMGSPFWREMERGARAAAEGHDVVIEFRSPVQPNYKEHVSLIEMAVASQVDGIITQGLTDQGFAPAINHALDRGIQVITVDSDVMDSKRFAYVGTHHYRAGYRVGQEMVRAMGEEGKVGIILSSKEENNMIQRMEGFQDAIRSYPGIQVVAVEESNASLRQASEKAAKIFNTHPDVKGLFGISPPDAPGLVEVAEERGKTGEVVIMGFGDLPQTFRLVEEGKLTGVVVQQPYEIGYRSVESMMALLKGKQPSRELYIPFEWRTSQPLQGSEGEKR, from the coding sequence TTGTTTAAAAGAGTATTGTTGTTATGTACGATCCTCATGTTAGCGCTGTCATTGGGTACATCTGTCTATTTTGCGGGAAAGGCGCGGGAAGCCCATCAACCGATTGAGAGAAAACCGGTGGACCATCGTCCGGAACACCATTTGGTGTTTATTTCGCAAGAGATGGGGAGCCCTTTTTGGAGGGAAATGGAGAGGGGAGCACGGGCTGCCGCCGAAGGTCATGATGTCGTGATCGAATTTCGGTCACCGGTGCAACCCAATTATAAAGAGCATGTCAGTTTAATTGAGATGGCCGTGGCATCCCAGGTGGACGGCATCATTACCCAAGGTTTGACGGATCAGGGGTTTGCACCCGCCATCAACCATGCGTTGGATCGAGGCATCCAGGTGATTACCGTGGATTCCGATGTGATGGATAGCAAACGATTTGCTTATGTCGGCACCCATCACTATCGTGCCGGATACCGGGTGGGACAGGAGATGGTGCGGGCGATGGGGGAAGAAGGGAAAGTCGGCATTATTCTCAGCAGCAAGGAAGAAAACAATATGATCCAGCGGATGGAAGGGTTCCAGGATGCCATCCGCTCGTATCCCGGAATCCAGGTCGTGGCGGTGGAAGAGTCCAACGCCAGTTTAAGGCAGGCATCCGAAAAGGCCGCGAAGATCTTTAATACGCATCCGGATGTCAAGGGGTTGTTCGGCATCAGTCCCCCGGATGCTCCTGGCTTGGTGGAAGTGGCGGAGGAGAGGGGAAAAACGGGAGAAGTGGTGATCATGGGCTTCGGTGATCTTCCGCAAACCTTTCGCTTGGTGGAAGAAGGGAAATTGACCGGAGTGGTGGTGCAACAACCTTACGAGATCGGATATCGATCCGTGGAATCGATGATGGCTCTCCTGAAAGGAAAGCAGCCCAGCCGCGAGCTGTACATTCCCTTTGAGTGGCGGACATCGCAACCCCTTCAGGGAAGTGAGGGGGAAAAGCGATGA